In Verrucomicrobiia bacterium, a single genomic region encodes these proteins:
- a CDS encoding 7-carboxy-7-deazaguanine synthase, with amino-acid sequence MADTLIVNEIYLSLQGESTFAGLPCIFIRLTACDLRCSYCDTAYAFKEGRKMAVTQILAEVRRVAQPLRSKAGAREPAGGLAVVPLPLVELTGGEPLLQKNSLPLMSGLCDEGFVVLLETSGAHDIAPVDKRVRRIMDLKCPSSGESARNRFENLRHLQNTDEIKFVIGTVEDYEWAKEKIAAHKLDSICPLLISWVHPLSAEQKEKSLKGVPAGQTLISRQDLAERIIADALPVRFQAQLHKVIWPPAQRGV; translated from the coding sequence GTGGCAGACACATTGATCGTCAATGAGATTTACCTGAGCTTGCAGGGGGAAAGCACCTTCGCGGGTTTGCCGTGCATTTTCATACGGCTCACCGCGTGCGACCTGCGCTGCTCGTATTGCGACACGGCCTACGCCTTCAAGGAAGGGCGGAAGATGGCCGTGACACAAATCCTCGCGGAGGTTCGCCGGGTAGCCCAGCCGTTGCGCTCTAAAGCGGGCGCTCGGGAGCCGGCCGGCGGTTTAGCGGTGGTCCCGCTGCCCCTGGTCGAACTTACGGGGGGTGAACCGCTCCTCCAGAAAAACTCGCTGCCGCTAATGAGCGGTCTCTGCGACGAGGGCTTCGTCGTCCTGCTCGAAACCAGCGGGGCGCATGACATTGCCCCAGTGGATAAACGGGTGCGCCGCATCATGGATTTGAAATGCCCCAGCAGCGGTGAGTCGGCGCGAAACCGCTTTGAGAACCTGCGCCACCTCCAAAACACCGACGAAATCAAATTCGTGATCGGCACGGTCGAGGATTATGAGTGGGCGAAAGAGAAAATTGCGGCGCACAAGCTCGATTCCATTTGCCCGCTGCTCATTTCGTGGGTGCATCCGCTGTCAGCGGAACAGAAAGAGAAGTCTTTGAAAGGAGTCCCAGCCGGCCAAACACTGATTTCGCGGCAAGACCTGGCGGAACGAATCATTGCCGATGCGCTGCCGGTACGGTTCCAAGCGCAACTGCATAAGGTCATTTGGCCTCCTGCCCAACGTGGGGTCT